atcaatatttataaattatattcagtaaatttgtattcaaaataagtttctgtttatttaactatcgattacgaacacatattgtagtgtattttaatataggtattgtttaaacggtattacataattagtttttagcatttgattgatcaatattattgtggggcttgttttactctttttttagtgtgcagtcgggtattttgtttttttaataataattcttttatttataactttttagctgtttttatttaacgaaaatgttgtagatgtagaagactatgtaccttactttaccttatgcgtgtgcccgcattcgggctgtatactcgagcatatccccctccgcaccgcgccgcgcgccgcatgccaggccacgccctatctttttgcttgctaacgcatgagttgctttgcgttgacgcagaattaacatgttcccgtgggaattttgagaaaaaacgtatcctatattaattactcccgtgattgaaatgaatctaatgataccgcatacatatttttttaaagggaaatttagaaaaaatatcccgtgggacttttaggataaaatgtatcctatgacactcccgtaatcaagacaaatctaacgatacctcatacatcaaaatccatcaagccgtttaggctacaggaggtcacaaaggaacagacatacatacatacttacatacttacatacactcgaaaaacattaccctccttctttggcagtcgggtaaaaaattatattattattaaaaaaatatatatctggtccaagaaaaaaagtgttttttttctttatttctaatttattatgcgttttttgagtcctcaatttaacaaaatgttggaacaccaaagtaacaaaaacaactggctctcgatccagtcacggattctttttatttgtttaatttgagaAATTGAGATTccttaaagaaacaataaaaaaattcgcgctcgctacgctcgcggctgttcacttgatACTGCCTTTCCTTCTAACTTGATTAGaatacttttatgtcccaaaacgcaaaaattttcgcgctcgctacgctcacgAATTCACTTTCCCCTGTTGTTTATtgtacaagtttaggtgctttaatgacccaaaactcaaaaattttcgtgctcgctacgctcgcgagttCACCTTCCACTGTTGTTTATtgtacaagtttaggtgctttagtgacccaaaacgcaaaaattttcgcgctcgctacgctcgcgaattcaccttgcaatattatttattatacaagtttaggtgctttagtgacccaaagctcaaaaatttttgcgctcgctacgttCGCGGGTGCTTCACTTTCCACTTGTTTTTTATTCCTTATTTGTGGTAGCGccgcttttaagtccttttattaacaagaaaataactcctagcttcCATATGAACTTCCTTATTTATGACGTTCGAACtactcaagtcacaatctttcaaaacataggtggcgcttgggtcaagattgcacccgggcgctacatgagctagagacggtcCTAAATCAGCTATATGAAGAGCTGAATattaataataagccccgcagggcatctgaggcggatgacggggagtagcgaccccgcggggctatatatccgagtgctccagggagagtatactgtcccccatctccggcttgccggagtgaagcatgacgggggataggtctcccgcctcttggcttgccttcatcggccggtcagagtggagtcgctagagcaatgctcggagggtaggtgcctcgtggtaagtggcgagtgggccggtgatgctggacccacagggagcgcgtgatctgcgtttaaagtccgccgaggtatcctcacccttctcagccgctcacgtccctgttgccctcttgttgcttttcagtgactgattcccgggggcccagtaagtgagttggcgagtctccacctgccatttttacgcgtgcaaacattgttatcggcaggtgccatagttcccatagtcttcccattcctagtccactaacatcccatcacaatagcccaagtagtttttcTCCAtaattagcaatagtttagcacagaaccggggattgtccttgggtacatttctatagtgtatacggggataatcgtcggttttgtgtcgcgatttcattaaagttgtctcaaaagggcttcagcgtgttggcttcggccccacgttcgcctcccaaaaatccgggactctgtagtcccgaggtcagaaagagacatacatttataataatcttccacgccgatttcggccacggcgaccacttcgaccctaatggcgtgcgtgtgctctcatgtggctggagtatccaattttgtgcgtgaaagtccgcgcacactgcggacatgtcagggtaccagccacaaagttgtagttgatagctacaggtggtcgagctttcaactcatctcgtttggcatccaactcagaaagtcggcgtgcttcaaagtcaaagactttggctttaacgcggcttctccagtctctgcggttggatgccagattctcccactgagacgggtcaatggaacagcttttcatgtgacgcttcagcacatccttgtatcgcagcagctgtccgccacgtttccgcttgccCTCCTGCAACTCGGAGTAGAGGATGCGCTTGGCCACTCTAGTATCCGGCATGCGCAGTACATGCCCGCACTAACGAAGCTGTCTCCTCATGAGGTATGCTTCAATGCCACCTACATTGGCTTTCCTCAACACTTCTGTGTTACGCACACGATCAAACCaacggatatttaatattttgcgcagACATTTGAGGTGGAAGCGGTCTAGTTGCTTGATGTGGCGTCGGTACGGTGTCCATGTTTCCGCTGAGTAGAGTTTACAAGGCAACACAACTGCCATATACACAGAAACCTTTGTGGATATCTTTAGGTCATGGGAGCTGAAGACCTTCTTGTCGAATTTCAGCACCAATTCTGCTATTGATTTCGGCGTCAAGGTCGCACTTTGATGTTATAATGCTCCCCAAATATCGAAATTTATCGACCTGCTTCAGGACATCTTCACCAAGCATAATGGTCAGTTCTTGACGTCCGTGATTGTCTGAAGACATTACTTCTGTCTTTTTGATGCTGATTTTTAGACCAAATGTACAGCACTGCTTGTGAAGGTTCGTGACTAGCTGTTGCAGGACTTCAGGGGATTCAGCCACGAAACAgaggtcatctgcatacataatgtcCTGTATATGTGCATAGGACACCTTTGTGGTCGCCTTGAGTCTATTCAGGTTGAAAAGTTTGCCGTCAGTCCGATAACGAATACGAACTCCTTCAGGAGAAGAATTCAATACTTCCCGGACTACAACtgcgaaatataatgcaaagAGCTGAATACTATCTAGGTGCTGAAATATATATTAGAAAAGaatttaactgaaatttatcccactaccgaaatagtcttgagaattcgaataataaaataataatatagaaaaagcagtttttcgaggcttaaaattattaaaacatatctaaggaattcgatgacacaagatcGACTTTCAGCCCTTGCTATTCTTTCGATCGAAAATGACGTTCCTCATTCATTtgattattctgctttaattaaagattttagtcttaagaaaattccaaaacttCGAAAATTTTGTGATTCTATtgatttgtttaacttgagcatttctcctcCATCATGACGTTCAGCTAAATCAAAACATcagcttactctcgcaacacagacttgtcacgtaggacaaagggcctcgcatagacctgccgcacgtagcctcgcaatggctagggccgccgctgattaaaaaaatataaaatagagaATGAAAAGAGAAAAGAAGTCAGTCAGATTATTATCCGAATATCCCGAGAGATCAGAAATCTGAATATCTTGGTCTCGGCTCAAAGGGCtcggtgcaatgttttttttaacttggcaAAGGTACACTTACGTAGTAGGGACAACGGCAACATCATACCCCCGTTCTTCACCTTTCGTTTCACTGCCTTCcccttatttataaaaaaaaatatcgatataccttattaataaataaataaaatagaatttctACAACGCATGTGAAAATACCGGAGTTAGACCATAAATACACTCTAAGGGTAACCTCCAGTAAGGTCAAAGCTTTTTGGTAAATTGTAAATTCGCTCAAAAACTTCGAGGTACAGTGTGACCAAAATAACGAATCTGTAGATCATAATTTTTGATGCATTTTATAATCTTATTACTTCACCGTATAAAATTgatttaacaaaattttaagtCAAATGCTTTCCTCTGTTTTGTATtcttattttacaaacaatattttattttatttcctacAAGTTTAGTTGCGATCCTTGGCTGTTCTCCATTTACCTGTGCGTTACTAAATGTTTGCGTAAAAAAGTCATAATAAAACAGCACGCTGCCAACCATAGACAAAAGAGGGAGGAAGTTTGTGAATGATCGATTTTACGCCGGCCTCCTGAACTTCTCAACgacatttttctttgtttgccgTAACGCGTGTGGACAATATTAACTTTAGCCGCGAGTCCGCGTACAATTCAATAAAATGGCGAACACGTTTCGCGCGGTGACGGTATCGGCGGTGAGTGGCGAAGGTGCTCTCGCAGCGCGCTTCAATTTTCCGACAAACGTAAACGTGGATTATGACCCGCAGGGGTTGAGTGTTAAAGTGATTCGTGCGGACCCGGTGCTGGCTCAGGAGGTGCTCGAGTTCCCTGTCCACAGCCAGAGTGAGTGCTCGCGCGTCGCTGGCCAATCGTACATATTCACGATTGACAATGAAACGCTATTCTTCAAGTTCGCGTCTGACGCCGACTGTCAGGCCTTCCACCTGCTCGTCACGAAGACCAAGGCGGGCAGGTCGTCGTCGGTGTTCACGGTGCGCACGGAAGACTCGTCGGCGATGCAGTACTTCCAGTTTTATGGTTACCTGAGTCAACAGCAGAACATGATGCAGGATTACGTGAGGACGAGCTCGTACCAGCGCGCTATACTGTCGAACATCAACGATTTCAAGAATAAAGTGGTGCTGGACGTTGGTGCAGGCTCAGGTATTTTGTCGTTCTTTGCTGCGCAGGCCGGCGCTCGCAAGGTGTACGCGGTGGAGGCGAGTAACATGGCCCACCACGCGCAGGCGCTGGTGCGCGCCAACGGGCTGCACGACCGCATCACGGTGGTGGCCGGCAAGATCGAGGAGATAGAGCTCCCTGAGGCTGTGGACGTGATCATCTCAGAGCCCATGGGCTACATGCTGTACAATGAGCGAATGTTAGAAACATACCTGCATGCGAAAAAGTGGCTCAAACCAAATGGTAACATGTACCCAACAAGAGGAGACCTCCATATAGCACCATTCACAGATGACGCACTGTTCATGGAACAGTATAACAAAGCCAACTTCTGGTACCAAACCTGCTTCCATGGAGTTGATCTAAGTGCACTGCGCACGGCTGCCATGAAGGAGTACTTCAGACAGCCTATTGTGGACACATTTGACATTCGTATCTGTATGGCAAGGTCAGAGCGACATGTAGTAGACTTCTTGAATGCACATGAGACAGATTTACATAGAATTGAAATTCCCTTCAGATTTGAGCTGACACAGTCAGGTACGTGCCACGGCTTGGCATTCTGGTTTGATGTGCTGTTTGCTGGAGCACAGCAGCACATATGGCTGTCCACTGCCCCCACAGAGCCACTCACACATTGGTACCAAGTGCGATGCCTCTTAGAGACCCCTATCTTTGCCAAACAGGGGCAAGCACTCACTGGTCGCGTGTTACTGCTAGCAAACAAACGTCAGAGCTATGATGTCACTATGGAGATCAACCTAGAAGGTACTAACATCACATCATCAAACACTCTGGATCTCAAGAACCCGTACTTCAGGTACACCGGCGCGCCGGCGGCCCCTCCGCCCGGCGTCAACAGCAGCTCGCCTAGTGAAACATACTGGAACTCTATTGAGTCAACTGCTTCACTGACCAATGGACAAGGCGTGATGCTTACAGATGGAGCCCAGCAGTACTGCTCCACACCTGATCAGACCATGGCTTACGGAGCACACCCCAACATGATCAAGACAGTGATGCTACAGGAGGAGTTCATCAAGAGGATCGGGATAAGTCAAAATGGGGACATATAATCCGAGAGGTCGCGCCGAGCGCGCCTTAGGGCAATAAGAAACCGCCGTAATCGGTTGTGAACTATCTTCCGTTCAGACTTTATAGTGTGTAAGCGgacttatttattatgataCATCACAGTGACACAATCATGTAACTAGAGACTCTGCTGGCCttgtaaattaagtaaaaagtGAAATGGTAATCAAAGGCAATAAGTTAAGCCTTCTCGGAGAATGTTTAGTTTTGGCGGTACCAACGCTTATTAGTGTAATTTGAACACACATAGAAAAGTGAAATTCTGATGTAAATATTCTATAGTTGGAGGCGAATCGGCGCGACTGGCCGGCTGACAGTCCCGCTCGAGGCAGCTCTGGGATAGTAATTGTACTACTATTAATATAGTCCAAGTACATTTAGGATAAGCAATAAGTGCTGATTTGAATGATAATGCTTATCATTGTCAATACTCATTTATCATTATTGGAGTCAGGCTCAATCATTAGTTAGGTAGACACAGCCAGTGCTAACCAGTCCAATGATACCTTCTGTCTGCCAGTCAACACTAGAGATCGCGAATTATGAAAATTTACTTccgtcaaatatttttatacactgCACTTTAGCCATAGattgtgtaaaaaaatcctttttgtaaatataggaTAAAGTGATCAATTCTTTTTCTGGAACATTGATATTGAGCAAATAATCAGTATTCTGCATGTTCTTATTTCTTGATAAACTTATGAATACTGTGAACTTTTGTATTGTAAGTGGTAACATTATAGTAATGTGAGCAAGGATCTGCTATTTTCATTGTAGACATTGGTGCTTGATCCTCTATTGCACAAAAATAGATCAGATAACATGACTACCTCATGATTTGGCAGACAAATGGATCTCGAAAACGTGCTAAGAAGTTGCAAGCAAAATTATTGTCACTTGTAGACATAAACAATTTGTATGACCCATCTAACTACCTAGATACATAAATGATCTAAATTAGGAGCGTTGAGTGAATGAGTTTGCTTGCAAAAGCCTTGgtataatagaaaataataacatgaCAATTTTGTATGATGAAGATCACATTGAGTTGCCATAACAGCTTCGGTTACAATTGGAATGAAGGTTGTTCAGGGCATATAGACTGAAATAAATTCTATAGTTTGTAAtgtaccaatttattttcaacatcTTTAAGTAAAATAGAACATGTTGACTATCCTTGGCGATTATTATTGTTGGTTAATCATGATTAAAATTGAATCAAGTTAATGGATTTATTCCAACACTTCTTGGAATGTGCATGACTTAGTACTTATACATTTCAAATGTGATATTTATAGTATGATCAATTAATTACGTTAGATATAACTTGGTCACTATAATTAAGACCAACTGGAGATATTATTATTCCTGTATCAGAaacaatttgattgttttttatatgCCTAAATAACTTTCATTCCTCTTGTATCCAGAGCAATAATGAATTTACTTCACGTTAGTTACTCTGGCAACATTTGAAGTAAGCATTATATGCGGGCGGGGTGACCATTGTAAAAATTATAAGTGCTTTTAATGTCTTGTAGTTAATCTACTGTATGACTAGGTGCTGTCATAAGTTAGTAGGGATTGTAGCACCCCAGAACTTAAATAGGGACTTTAATAGAAATTGGAGACGCAAGCTGTGACTTGGACAGTAGAATTGTATTTTCTACCTGTACAAAATTATAGTAAAATGTATAACTTGGGGTGAGTTTacccataaattaaaaaaattcaaGGGGTAAAATGGTcccttaataaataaagtaaatcatcataattatttttttatttaaaatgttgccATAATATATTGGCACAGCACCCCGTCCTGCCTCATTGGTATTTATTACGAAGCCAATATCACTTGCCATTTAACGAAATTCACTTTTACGTTAATATCATAGAGTCTATATTCCCTTGGCTAATTAGGTGTTAGGCCACTAATTAGAGTAACACCAATGTTAGATCAGTGagctaaaaatgaaaatttaattgaaatgaatttattttgatggCTGTCTAGttaataatacttattaatCAGCGACTACTGTATGTGACGTCTTCGCGCTCATACACTATTTCACCGACAGcgtaaacgtccgtttttcttaaaaccactgttCACGTTAAAAATGGTACGTaaatagtaaacaattgttttaagaaaaccaacgtttattttgtcggtgaacttggccCGAGTAGGTAGAGGTAAACAATTGATTTACCAGTTTTAAAGTGATATTATTAAATTGCTGACATAATCAGTGAAATTGTATCATAGCTTACTCCATATAGAATAAGGTGATAATACTAAGACATTGTAATGATTGACTATTCTCACTTCAGAGAACATACATTTTCTAGACATAGGTCTCCTGTCAGCCATTAAGAGTTAGGTAATAAAGCTAGAACGTTTAATACCATTTGGTATAACTTATGAATAATAATGTATCCTTAAGTATAAAAAGGATGAAAGCAACTACCATTCAACCACATTATATTCACTGCCAGATATAAAACCTTACAAATGAAGAATTTTTCCTGATTACAAAATAGGGAtgtattaaattttcatttctAGCAACACCTAGAAATACAGATTATGTAAATAAGAACAATTTGCAAcgattttgtttgatatttttttgacttGCATCACTTTTCGCGGTTGTgtattaaaatctttttgtatatattatatGAGATTAGCATGTTGTATGTAGAAATAAACTAAGTTTACTGGTTGAttatataactttattaaaacaCTGAGTGTATTCTTGGCTGGTGGTTATTTAGAATTCTTGGGAATTGCTGAATTGCACCCTGGTTATCTAAAGTCTATGAAAATTCTAAGAAGTTGATCTATAGAACTAAATGTTTAGCCTATTGTGTTGTATGGGCTTTTATGCAAAGCATGGTAATTTCTGGTCAGCCCAGTTGTCAACTACCTGAATTCATTTCTAATACAGGTAGTTGAAAATTAGCG
The DNA window shown above is from Helicoverpa armigera isolate CAAS_96S chromosome 25, ASM3070526v1, whole genome shotgun sequence and carries:
- the LOC110381158 gene encoding histone-arginine methyltransferase CARMER yields the protein MANTFRAVTVSAVSGEGALAARFNFPTNVNVDYDPQGLSVKVIRADPVLAQEVLEFPVHSQSECSRVAGQSYIFTIDNETLFFKFASDADCQAFHLLVTKTKAGRSSSVFTVRTEDSSAMQYFQFYGYLSQQQNMMQDYVRTSSYQRAILSNINDFKNKVVLDVGAGSGILSFFAAQAGARKVYAVEASNMAHHAQALVRANGLHDRITVVAGKIEEIELPEAVDVIISEPMGYMLYNERMLETYLHAKKWLKPNGNMYPTRGDLHIAPFTDDALFMEQYNKANFWYQTCFHGVDLSALRTAAMKEYFRQPIVDTFDIRICMARSERHVVDFLNAHETDLHRIEIPFRFELTQSGTCHGLAFWFDVLFAGAQQHIWLSTAPTEPLTHWYQVRCLLETPIFAKQGQALTGRVLLLANKRQSYDVTMEINLEGTNITSSNTLDLKNPYFRYTGAPAAPPPGVNSSSPSETYWNSIESTASLTNGQGVMLTDGAQQYCSTPDQTMAYGAHPNMIKTVMLQEEFIKRIGISQNGDI